CCAGGCGTACCAGGCCGCGTGCCCCGGCTCCGACCTCGCCTACAACGCCTCCGGCTCCGGCGCGGGCGTCAAGCAGTTCAACGCGGCCCAGGTCGACTTCGGCGGCTCCGACTCGCCGCTGTCCGAGAGCAAGGGCGAGGTCGCCGCGGCGGCCGAGCGCTGCGAGGGCAACCCGGCGTGGAACCTGCCGATGGTGTTCGGCCCGGTCGCGCTCGGCTACAAGCTGGAGGGCGTCACCGACCTGACCCTGACCGGCGAGCTGGCCGCCAAGATCTTCAACGGCGCCATCACGAAGTGGAACGACCCGGCCATCAAGGCCGTGAACAGCAGCGCGTCGCTGCCGGACAAGGACATCAAGGTCGTCTACCGGTCCGACGAGTCCGGCACCACGGACAACTTCCAGAAGTACCTGACCGCCGCCTCGAAGGGCGCGTGGACCCAGGGCGACGGCAAGCAGTTCAAGGGCGGTGTCGGCGAGGCCAAGGAGAAGTCCGCCGGCGTCGCGCAGGCCGCCGGTTCGGTCGACGGCGCCATCACCTACGTCGAGCTGTCGTTCGCGCAGGACAACAAGCTGTCCATCGCCAAGATCGACAACGGCTCCGGCGCGGTCGAGCTGACCGACGAGACGGTCGGCAAGGCCATCGACGGCGCCACCATCAAGGGCACGGGCAACGACCTGGTGCTCGACCTGGACTCGATCTACGCCTCCACCACCGCGGGCGCCTACCCGCTGCTGCTGGCCACCTACGAGATCGTCTGCTCGAAGGGCTACGACGCCGACACCGCGAAGGCCGTCAAGGCGTTCCTCACGGTCGCGGCGACCAGCGGCCAGGAAGGGCTCGCGGAGGCGGGTTACGCTCCGCTGCCCAAGGCCTTCCAGGACAAGCTGCTGACCGCCATCAAGGCCATCGCCTGATCAGGCCGGCACACTTCCCGGGAACGCCATCGCGATGAGTGACCGCACAGTGGCCCCCCGCCCGCCGGGCACCGGTCCGACCGGTGCCCGGTCGGGCGTCCCGGCCGCCCGACCCGACTCGGAGGCTCCGATTCCCCCGACCACGGAAGCCGACCAGAAGACCCACGTCCGGCCGGGTGACCGGATCTTCGCAGGCCTGGCCACCGGGTCGGGCATCTTCATCGTGGTCCTGATCGCGGCGATCGGCGTCTTCCTGCTGCTCCAGGCCATCCCGTCGCTTGCGCTGGACCAGGTCAACTTCCTGACCAGCCGCGAGTGGTCCACCGGCGACGTCGCCAACATGCGCTACGGCATCCTGGACCTGCTCCTGGTGACCGTCGTGTCCTCGGCGTTCGCCCTGGCCATCGCGATGCCCATCGCCCTGGGCATCGCGCTGTTCCTCACCCAGTACGCGCCGCGCAGGCTCGCCCGGCCGTTCGCCTACGTCATCGACCTGCTGGCCGCCGTGCCGTCGATCATCTTCGGCCTGTGGGGCCTGCTGGTGCTCGGCCCGGTGCTCACCCCGGTCGGCGAGTGGCTGAC
This genomic window from Saccharothrix sp. HUAS TT1 contains:
- the pstS gene encoding phosphate ABC transporter substrate-binding protein PstS — protein: MKTKRHGAVLGLIAAGALLLTACGSDNNTAGTGPTSAAGAATVPVECGGKSRLSAEGSSAQQNAMASFVQAYQAACPGSDLAYNASGSGAGVKQFNAAQVDFGGSDSPLSESKGEVAAAAERCEGNPAWNLPMVFGPVALGYKLEGVTDLTLTGELAAKIFNGAITKWNDPAIKAVNSSASLPDKDIKVVYRSDESGTTDNFQKYLTAASKGAWTQGDGKQFKGGVGEAKEKSAGVAQAAGSVDGAITYVELSFAQDNKLSIAKIDNGSGAVELTDETVGKAIDGATIKGTGNDLVLDLDSIYASTTAGAYPLLLATYEIVCSKGYDADTAKAVKAFLTVAATSGQEGLAEAGYAPLPKAFQDKLLTAIKAIA
- the pstC gene encoding phosphate ABC transporter permease subunit PstC: MSDRTVAPRPPGTGPTGARSGVPAARPDSEAPIPPTTEADQKTHVRPGDRIFAGLATGSGIFIVVLIAAIGVFLLLQAIPSLALDQVNFLTSREWSTGDVANMRYGILDLLLVTVVSSAFALAIAMPIALGIALFLTQYAPRRLARPFAYVIDLLAAVPSIIFGLWGLLVLGPVLTPVGEWLTSTLGWIPLFAEGNVSIELGGTIFTAGIVLAVMILPIITAVSREVFDRTPVTHVEGAIALGATKWEVVRTTVLPFGKAGYVSASMLGLGRALGETIALTIILSGTGAAFAWSLFDGGATFASKIALAAPEFNDPRTAGAYIAAGLVLFVLTFGVNAIARTIVAGHKEYE